One Phoenix dactylifera cultivar Barhee BC4 chromosome 8, palm_55x_up_171113_PBpolish2nd_filt_p, whole genome shotgun sequence genomic window carries:
- the LOC103722981 gene encoding E3 ubiquitin-protein ligase SINA-like 10 isoform X2: MARFSLEDEEEEMGDGRRKKRSGGAEEIDRRSPKKGKKSKTKGKREMGNEVEGEEEAEVAAGEEEGGEGGEVEEEEKKEAEQGDGGISSGKENGDGISVRIDPDVLDCCICYEPLRPPLLQCSNGHVACCSCWSKLDHKCYLCSCEISFSRNLALEKIIESIKISCRHAKYGCRRTINYTQRDHHEETCIYAPCYCPVSDCTFSGSTVMLSAHFSSKHSKSSKRFCYGQPFKVNLKPMEPFFVLQGDDGHLFLLLNNRDVAMGYALSIACIRPDTPEGNFSYELTATDHL; this comes from the exons ATGGCGAGGTTCTCGTTGgaagacgaggaggaggagatgggtgacgggaggaggaagaagaggagcggAGGAGCGGAGGAGATCGATCGAAGAAGTCCCAAAAAGGGCAAGAAATCAAAGACGAAAGGAAAGAGGGAGATGGGAAATGAGgtagaaggggaggaggaggcggaggtggCGGCcggggaggaggaaggaggagaagggggagaggtggaagaagaggagaagaaggaggcggAGCAAGGAGATGGGGGTATATCTTCTGGGAAGGAGAACGGCGATGGAATTAGCGTTAGGATAGATCCTGATGTTCTTGATTGCTGCATCTGCTATGAGCCCTTGCGCCCGCCTCTATTGCAG TGTTCAAATGGGCATGTTGCATGCTGTTCTTGCTGGTCCAAGCTTGATCATAAATGCTACCTCTGCTCCTGTGAAATCAGCTTCAGCCGCAATCTAGCACTCGAGAAAATCATTGAGTCTATCAAAATTTCTTGCCGTCATGCCAAATATGGCTGCAGGAGAACTATCAACTACACTCAGAGAGATCATCATGAAGAAACATGTATTTATGCACCATGCTACTGTCCTGTTTCTGATTGCACATTCAGTGGGTCCACAGTAATGCTATCAGCGCATTTTAGTAGCAAACATAGCAAGTCTTCTAAGAGATTCTGCTATGGTCAGCCCTTTAAAGTTAACTTGAAGCCAATGGAGCCATTTTTTGTTCTCCAGGGCGACGATGGtcatctcttcctcctccttaacAATAGGGATGTGGCCATGGGTTATGCCCTTTCAATTGCCTGCATTCGACCAGACACCCCAGAGGGCAATTTCTCTTATGAACTTACAGCAACTG atcatCTCTAG
- the LOC103722981 gene encoding E3 ubiquitin-protein ligase SINA-like 10 isoform X3 — MARFSLEDEEEEMGDGRRKKRSGGAEEIDRRSPKKGKKSKTKGKREMGNEVEGEEEAEVAAGEEEGGEGGEVEEEEKKEAEQGDGGISSGKENGDGISVRIDPDVLDCCICYEPLRPPLLQGDDGHLFLLLNNRDVAMGYALSIACIRPDTPEGNFSYELTATGEESSVLLKACTTNIKEWKGVHPTKAFLLVPHDFFYSSGIMLLDVCIQKSNLVL; from the exons ATGGCGAGGTTCTCGTTGgaagacgaggaggaggagatgggtgacgggaggaggaagaagaggagcggAGGAGCGGAGGAGATCGATCGAAGAAGTCCCAAAAAGGGCAAGAAATCAAAGACGAAAGGAAAGAGGGAGATGGGAAATGAGgtagaaggggaggaggaggcggaggtggCGGCcggggaggaggaaggaggagaagggggagaggtggaagaagaggagaagaaggaggcggAGCAAGGAGATGGGGGTATATCTTCTGGGAAGGAGAACGGCGATGGAATTAGCGTTAGGATAGATCCTGATGTTCTTGATTGCTGCATCTGCTATGAGCCCTTGCGCCCGCCTCTATTGCAG GGCGACGATGGtcatctcttcctcctccttaacAATAGGGATGTGGCCATGGGTTATGCCCTTTCAATTGCCTGCATTCGACCAGACACCCCAGAGGGCAATTTCTCTTATGAACTTACAGCAACTGGTGAGGAAAGTTCTGTCCTGTTAAAGGCTTGCACAACAAATATTAAAGAATGGAAGGGGGTTCATCCTACCAAGGCTTTTCTTTTGGTTCCCCATGACTTTTTTTATTCCTCTGGAATAATGCTACTGGATGTTTGTATTCAGAAATCAAATCTTGTGCTCTAA
- the LOC103722981 gene encoding putative E3 ubiquitin-protein ligase SINA-like 9 isoform X1 yields MARFSLEDEEEEMGDGRRKKRSGGAEEIDRRSPKKGKKSKTKGKREMGNEVEGEEEAEVAAGEEEGGEGGEVEEEEKKEAEQGDGGISSGKENGDGISVRIDPDVLDCCICYEPLRPPLLQCSNGHVACCSCWSKLDHKCYLCSCEISFSRNLALEKIIESIKISCRHAKYGCRRTINYTQRDHHEETCIYAPCYCPVSDCTFSGSTVMLSAHFSSKHSKSSKRFCYGQPFKVNLKPMEPFFVLQGDDGHLFLLLNNRDVAMGYALSIACIRPDTPEGNFSYELTATGEESSVLLKACTTNIKEWKGVHPTKAFLLVPHDFFYSSGIMLLDVCIQKSNLVL; encoded by the exons ATGGCGAGGTTCTCGTTGgaagacgaggaggaggagatgggtgacgggaggaggaagaagaggagcggAGGAGCGGAGGAGATCGATCGAAGAAGTCCCAAAAAGGGCAAGAAATCAAAGACGAAAGGAAAGAGGGAGATGGGAAATGAGgtagaaggggaggaggaggcggaggtggCGGCcggggaggaggaaggaggagaagggggagaggtggaagaagaggagaagaaggaggcggAGCAAGGAGATGGGGGTATATCTTCTGGGAAGGAGAACGGCGATGGAATTAGCGTTAGGATAGATCCTGATGTTCTTGATTGCTGCATCTGCTATGAGCCCTTGCGCCCGCCTCTATTGCAG TGTTCAAATGGGCATGTTGCATGCTGTTCTTGCTGGTCCAAGCTTGATCATAAATGCTACCTCTGCTCCTGTGAAATCAGCTTCAGCCGCAATCTAGCACTCGAGAAAATCATTGAGTCTATCAAAATTTCTTGCCGTCATGCCAAATATGGCTGCAGGAGAACTATCAACTACACTCAGAGAGATCATCATGAAGAAACATGTATTTATGCACCATGCTACTGTCCTGTTTCTGATTGCACATTCAGTGGGTCCACAGTAATGCTATCAGCGCATTTTAGTAGCAAACATAGCAAGTCTTCTAAGAGATTCTGCTATGGTCAGCCCTTTAAAGTTAACTTGAAGCCAATGGAGCCATTTTTTGTTCTCCAGGGCGACGATGGtcatctcttcctcctccttaacAATAGGGATGTGGCCATGGGTTATGCCCTTTCAATTGCCTGCATTCGACCAGACACCCCAGAGGGCAATTTCTCTTATGAACTTACAGCAACTGGTGAGGAAAGTTCTGTCCTGTTAAAGGCTTGCACAACAAATATTAAAGAATGGAAGGGGGTTCATCCTACCAAGGCTTTTCTTTTGGTTCCCCATGACTTTTTTTATTCCTCTGGAATAATGCTACTGGATGTTTGTATTCAGAAATCAAATCTTGTGCTCTAA